GGAGATGCTGATTGACCGGGCCCAGCTGCTGACACTGACCGCACCTGAGATGACGGTTCTCATTGGGGGCCTGCGGGTGCTAAATGCCAACTATGCGCATAACAGCCATGGCGTTTTTACTGAAAGGCCGGAGATCCTGACCACGGATTTTTTTGTTAACCTGCTTGATATGGATACGGTCTGGCGGCAGAGCCGGGACGATGACACGGTTTTTGAGGGCTATGACCGGGCCTCAGACGACCTAAAATGGACCGGTACCCGTGTGGATCTCGTGTTTGGTTCCAATTCCCAGCTGCGGGCTTTGGCTGAGGTCTACGCCTGTGAGGATGCTAAGGAAAAATTTATACATGACTTTATTGCAGCCTGGGATAAAGTCATGAATCTTGACCGGTTTGACCTTGCCTGAGGGGGAGAAGGCATTTTGAGGGCGTGACGGTTTTCCCTTGTCCGCCGCGCCCCTGTGTCAGACTGGCAAAAAGGCGGCGTTTTTACCTGACTTGAAACGCCGCCTTTCTTCTTATACTGTTGGGATCGGGATCAGAAAGAGACCGAAGTTTTCAGCTGATACAGGGTCCAGTCCTTCTTCAGCTCCTCATCCTGCTGAAAGCTGTATCCGGTGCCAAAACCCTCATTGAAGTTCACGCCGGCTTTAATGATCCAGTAATCATTGATATCAAACCGGGCATTGAGTGACAGGGTGTTCTGGTAGCCGTACAATCCCATGGGTACGCTGCTGGCGTTCAGAGTCTCTCCTTTTTTATCATTTTGATCGGTCCAGTATTCAGAGTAGGACACCTCCGTGGCGAACCAGTCGGTAAAGCGATAGCTGGCAAGGATGTACCACCCGGTCGGCTTGATCTCATCCATCTGCTGGTCGTAAAGGGTGGTGTCTCCGCTGTAAATAGTGTAGTGATAGCGGATTCTGGCAGCTCTATATTCACTGGCGATCACCAGGTTTTCCCATGTGTATTCAAACCCCAGGGCTATATTACTGAAACTGTTATCCCGGACCCTGGCCGAAGGGGTGATGGTGTTGCCGGATCCGGCCGGATATTCTATGGTTCTGGTCCCATTGATTTCAAGCTGTCCTGTCTGGTAATTGAGGTTGAGATTCATCCCCTCCAAAGGGGTCTGCCATGTCAGGGCGCCTGCAAGAACGTCATCTATCCGCACCTCTGTAATGGAGTCTTCATCCATGAGCCCCGTGGTGGAAAAGGACATGGCAATCTCTCCGTCGGAATCTGCGTCATTCCCGCCGTAAAGAAGGCAGTAACTCAAGGTGCCGACCGTGCTTAAATCCAGGGCACCATAGGTGGAAATTCCCAGTAAATCATTGGTCATCTCCCGGATATTTTCACTGTAGAACCCCTGGGGAAGCATCACCCCGATACGGGCCGAATCAATGTCCCGGCTCTCGTTATACAGCCCGAAGGGAACTTTAAGAATACCAGCCCTGAATCCAAGTTCATCCCGGGCCTTCATTGCCGCCACCTCGGTATGGACAAGTTTCCGGGCATATTCCTCGCCAAGATGTTTGTCGGAATCCGACAGCTGTTCCTTAAGCTCCAGGACCTCCTTTTGCAGGTCCTGGATCATCCGGTACAGATCCTGTTTTATCATCTGGTATTCATGGACTGGCATCTGCCGGGCATGGACGGCATTGAAGCCGCCAACCAGATCCAGCAGCACAGCACCACACCGACGGCCACAATTATCATGGTCTCGGCCTACCGCAAGGAGACGGTTTTCAAGGCTGCCAATGCCACAGGCATTGATGTGTTCCTGGAAAAGCCCATCAACCCCTCGTTGTTTTACAATGACCTGGTGGAGACATTTGAAGAGGGGGTAAGAAAAGATTACCATCGCCAGGTGGATACCTCCTCGCTCAAGGACCAGCTGACAACCCTTAACGCCAGTGCCATCCTGCTGAAATATATCTGCCGGAAATGCGATCCCCTGTCGTTATCGTCTGCCCGAGGCCCGTACGGATCGCCCGCCAAAGATTCGGTCATTAAGATTCCTGAGTTTATCAGTATTGACAAAGACATGGGACTTAAACACATTATGGGAAATTCCGCCCTTTACAGCAGGCTGCTTAAGGATTTTGCCCGGGAGTATAAAAACGGGGCTACAACCCTGGTCAGTCTGCTGGCCGAAGACAGGGAGGCAGCCGAACGTCTGGCCCATACCATTAAAGGGCTTTCCGCCACAGGCACTTGAACGCAAACGGCCGGCCCTGGTCAACCCCGGTACTTGAAGAGCTTGAGTCCCATGAACTGCCGGATGAAGAAAGACAAATCCTGGCCGAGGTCCACAACTGGGTGAAAAAATACAGATTCAAGGATGCCCTGGCCGCACTCAGATCACTGCCGGAGGGTGCATGACCAAATGCGAAGCAAGGAAAAAGGCGGCGATTCCAATTTGATCCCAAGCCTGAACCGCCGCCTTTTTATCTGACCGTTAAGGGGTCATTTCATAGGTGTCTTTATGACAAATCACATGGTTCTCCCAAACCCGGTTAAACCGTTCCTGATCTTTTACCGGCTTTTTTGATCATTTCCAGGCAGAGTGCCATCTGGGCCTCGGTGGTATCTGTTTTTGAATAGAGGCTCAGGGCAAATTTAGAGAAATCCCGGACCATGAAGTCAAAAATCTGTTCAAGAAGGTCGGTGTCAAATTTGTCCATGTTGTATTTTTCGATGAGCAGCTGGCCGTATGCCACCAGGGTGAACAGTTCCCCCAGGGTCAAAAGGAAATCCATGTTGCCGGCCTGGGCCTTGTCCGGGGCCGCCGTTGCCAGCATCTGTTTAAGGATCTTAATCTGTTCTTTAAATATATTGACGTTGGGCAGATCCACACTGTCATAGGCAAGGTTTGGATCATGGAACTGGATCTTGCCAAGGCCCCGGGTGGGGCCCTGGTTGAACAGAAACTCGTCGCAGGCAGGGTCATCCTGCTTGCCGATGTCAGGAAATGTGCCGGGGTTGAAAAAATAGTTGGCCATAAATTTGACAATCAGTGCCATGTTGACATGCACCGTGCCTTCAAGCTTGGGCAGGGAGCGGATGTCTGATGTGGCCACCTCAAAATAAGTATCTTTTTCAAAGCCCCTTGCCGCAATCACATCCCAGATCAGATCAATCACCTCTTCGCCCTGGCTGGTCACCTTCATTTTGACCATGGGGTTGTACAGCAGATATCTGCGGTCGTCTTTGGAGGCGCTTCTGAAGTAATCCTGAGCTCTTGTGGCAAACAGCTTCATGGCACAAAGCCTTGTGCAGGCGTCCACAAAGATCTGGCGGATGTGGGGGAAATCTGTGACCCATTTGCCGTAAAGATTACGGTTGGCGGCATGGTTCAGACCTTCGTAAAAGGCGTGGGTGCAGATGCCTATGGATGCCCAGCCCAGGTTGAATTTTCCCACATTCACGGTGTTCAGGGCGCTGTCCCAGGCATCCTGGCCTGTGGACATGATATCGTCATCCGTGACCGGATAACCGCTTAAGTTGTATTCAGCCACATACCCTTCCCAGTTCACAACATTCTTCACAAGATCATAGTTGTCATGTGTGGGATCAGCGGCAAAAAATACATATTCATCGGTTTCTGAATTCTTGCCGAATGTGGCCACAATACCTGCCTTGTTGCCGTTGCCGATATAGTATTTCCCGCCGTCTGCCACATACTGCCCTTCCCCTAAGGGGGTCAGGGTCATGTCCGAGGAGTAGAGGTCGGCCCCGTGATTCTTTTCAGAGAGCCCAAAGGCAAAGATATGCCCCTGCTTAAGCATATCAGCCGTTTTTTCTTTTATCGCTTCATTTTTTGACATCCAGATGGGGCCAAGCCCCAGGATGGAAACCTGCCAGGTGTACCAGTGGGCCAGGTTGTAAAAGCCGAGAATTTCATTAAAATCACAGATCCGCCGTGTGTCCCAGCGGGCCTCTTTGTTGTCACCGGCATATCTGGCAGGGGTCAGAAGGGTGGCAAAAATCTGATTTTCCTTTATAAAGGTGATAAAATCATCATACCAGATACGTTCATGGGAATCAGATTTCAGCTGCTTTTTGCCCCGGCTTTCAAAATAGTGGATGGTCTTTTCCATGATGGCTTTGGAAGCGGAATCAAGATGGTCAAAGGTAGCAGTCTTTGGATTGAACAAAGTCATAGTGTCGTCCTTTAGTTATGAGCAGGTTAAAAACAAGTGCATCACGTTACAAGAAACGTCCGGCTTCAGATTTCAGATTTTATTTAATAAAAATGACAGGAATTGGCAACAGATGACATCTTATTTGTATACTTCATTGGCAATTTTAAGCAGAAACGGTGAAATGTGTATGCCTAAACGGTCAGCATTGCCTTTATTGACATATATAATCTGGGTTTTGATCCGCTGGGGGATAATGTTCCCAATTTGAATTTTTCCACTCCAGACATCCAGGGCCATCCGGGCAGCCAGTTCGCCACCGGAAGAGTTCCAGAATCCTGTTATTTCGTTGGTGCCGTTCATATCCCGGGATTTCCATTGTCCAGTTTGGGGGAGATCACCGGTATGTCTATGGTAAACAGTTTTGCAAAGCGCGGTTTCCTGAAATTGACGCAGCCGCCAAAGGCATCAATGCCGGAGGTTTGGATCTCTTCCATGATGGCGCCCACCCCTTTGGCCAGATCAAAATAGACAATTTTAATTCCCATGGTGTTTTCCAGTTCATCAAAGGACTGTTTGAAAAGAATATCCGCCGGCACTTCGGAATTCCAGCATACACCATATTTTTTTGCGCCCGGAATGGTAAGCTTCAGCCGTTTTAATATCTTTTCCGGGGGTAAATCAGATAGATCCCTGCGATATTGCTGCCGGACCCGGTCTCCAGGCTGGGCACCAGTCTGTAGGCCACCCTTCGCAAAACAAAGGTAAAAATCTGAGGCGTGTCTGATCCTTTAAGAATTTGCCGGGCAAACATGGAGACCCAGCCACAGGTTAAAAAAAGATCCACCTTGTTTTTATATTCCCGGGTGAATTCATTGACCTGGGGAATGGATGCCTGGTCATCGTGTCTGTCAGAAGGTCGATGTATTCAATATTTTTGCCTTCTATGTACCCGTTGATTTCCATTACCTTTTTAAAACTTAAAATAACATCGGAAAAATTCTTAGGCGGCAGCTGGTAACGCACAATCGCCACGCGTTTCATTCCTGCGGCACAGCTTAACGAAAGCAGACAGCACAGGGCACAAATAACAAAGAAAATGGTTTTTATATTTCTCATAACGGAGCTCTCCGTATATATGAATGAACGATTTTTTGATGATCTGAAAACGAGGATGTAATGAGACACATCTTATTCCGGCATGCAATAACAAGTATTTTTCCATATGATTTCAGCCGGTATTTAAAATCCCTTTGCTTTCACATTATTTATATCCTAATATGACAACTTACGATGAAGCCAGACTGGCTTTTCGTGACCGGTTTGACTGGTTTTAGCATGACTGCGAAGGTTGGCAGCCGGCCAAAGCATTTGATAAACCAGCCGGTAACAGTTTAATGTTTTTTAAAACGGAGGCGTAATGGAGGTTAAAGTTACCCGGGCGTCTAAAACGGGGACCCGGCCCAAAGATGAGGACCTGGGATTTGGTACGGTGTTTACCGACCATATGTTTGTTATGGATTATAAAGAGGGGCAGGGCTGGTGCGATGCCCGCATTGAACCCTACGGCACTTTTTCGGTCTCTCCTGCGGCCATGGTGCTGCACTATGGACAGGCCGTATTTGAAGGGCTGAAAGCCTATAAAACAGAATCCGGCAAAGTGCAGCTTTTCAGAGCCCGGGATAATTTTGCCCGCATGAACCGGTCTGCAAAAGGGCTTTGCATTCCAGGAATTGATGTGGATTTCGTGATGGATGCCCTTAAGAAGCTGGTCAAAATCGAAAAGGACTGGATCCCGGAAACCATGGGGACTTCGCTTTATATCCGTCCCTTTATGTTTGCCACAGACCCGTATCTTGGCGTAAGGGCCGCCCATACTTATCGTTTTTTTATCATTCTTTCTCCAGTGGGGTCATACTATGCCCAGGGGCTGCAGCCTGTAAAAATCTGGGTGTGTGAAGATCATGTCAGGGCCGTGCGCGGCGGCGTGGGGGAATTCAAGACCCCTGGCAACTATGCCGCAAGCCTTCTGGCCGGCGAAAAAGCAAAAGAGGAAGGATACAACCAGGTCCTGTGGCTGGACGGCATTGAACTCAAATACATTGAGGAAGTCGGGGCCATGAATATCTTTTTTGTTATCAATGATGAACTGGTCACGCCTGTGCTCAACGGCAGCATCCTGCCCGGCATTACCCGGTATTCCGTCATTGATCTGGCCAAAAAATGGGGCATGAAAGTCAGTGAACGCAAGATCAGCATTGATGAAGTCCTTGCCGCACATGACAACGGCACTCTGAAAGAGGTGTTCGGGTCCGGTACTGCAGCTGTTGTTTCCCCGGTAGGGGAGATCCGGTATAAAGACCGCGTCATCAATATTGGTGACGGAAATCCCGGTGAAACCTGCATGAAATTTTACAATGCCCTGACAGCCATTCAATACGGACAGGCAGAAGATACTGAAGGCTGGATTGAATTTGTAGAGTAGTTTTTAACCTTGTGTTTTTTTAGTCCGTCGGCGCTGAACGAGCGCTCAGTCAAAGATGGAGTTTGATCACCCTCAAACTATTGGAGATAGTATGGCTAAAAAGAAGGAAATTCCCCACGTAGGAACACGAATCAGGCGGGCCAGGCTTGACAAGAAAATCAGCCTGGACGCCATGGCAAACGAAACCGGTTTGTCAAAGGATCAGATCAAAAACATCGAAAGCGGAGAGCAGCGGCCCTCAGTGGGCACGCTGCTCCAGATCTCACGCACCCTGCAGCTGGATTCCGGCTTCCTGCTTAAAGAGCAGGATGATTCCACAGAAGCCAGGGCCGATGCCTATACCAAGCGTACGGATAACTATGCCTACACTCCTTTAAGCCCTGGCGCGGAAAACAACCACTTAAAGGCGTTCCGCATTGTTGTGGAGGCGGGTATGTCCCATGAAGGTGTCGGCTTTCAGCACGAAGGCGAGGAGTTTGCCTATGTGCTTGACGGCGAAGTGGAAATCCAGGTGGGGGATCATGTCAATACCTTGAAAACAGGAGATTCCCTTCATTTCAATTCCGGGATCAAGCATGACCTGCGCAATGTCGGCCCAAGAAATGCCGAACTCATTGTGGTGGTTTATGCCCCCTGATTCCGGTCACATTATTTGAAAAGGAGATGCCATGTTATTCAAGCTAACTGATGAACAGGTGATGATCCAGAATATGGTCCGCGAGTTCTCACGCAAGGTGGTGGGGCCTGCAGCCGCAGAGAGGGATAAAACCAGAGAGTTCCCGGCAGAGAATTTCAGACAGATGGGGGAATTAGGGCTGATGGGCATGATGGTGCCTGTGGAATATGGCGGAGAAGGGGCGGACGCGGTTTCCTATGTCCTGGCCCTGTCTGAAATCGCCTATTCCTGTGCCTCCACATCCGTTGTGATGTCAGTTCAGAACTCCATTGTGTGCGAGTCTTTATGTAAATTCGGCACAGAAGATCAAAAGCAGGAATTCCTTGTACCCCTGGCATCGGGTGAGATTATCGGGGCCTTTGCCCTGACCGAGCCTGATGCCGGTTCCGATCCGGTCAGCCAGGCCACCACGGCTCGTAAAGAGGGGGGTGAATATATAATTAACGGCACCAAGCGATTTATCACCTCAGGGGAAAATTCTTCGGTGGTGCTTGTCACGGCCAAGACCGATGAAAGTCTGGGCCACAGGGGGATATCCTGCTTTATCGTGCCCAAGGGAACGCCCGGATTTACCGTGGGGCACCATGAAGATAAAATGGGGCTGCGGGCGTCGGACACCACCGACCTGATCTTTGAGGAGTGCCGGGTGCCGGCCGCCAATATCCTGGGCAAAGAGGGAGACGGCTTTAAAATTGCCATGTCCGGGCTGGACAGCGGCCGGATCGGCATCGCCGCTCAGTCCCTCGGGGTGGCCCAGGCCGCCTTTGATGCCGCTGTTAAGTATGCAAAAGGCCGTAAACAGTTCGGGGTCTCCATCACCAAACACCAGGCCATCCGTTTTCAGGTGGCAGATATGGCAACCCAGATCGAAGCGGCCCGCCAGCTTGTTTTTTCCGCAGCATCCATGAAAGACAGAAAGGAACCCTTTACCCGGGAGGCCTCCATGGCCAAGCTCTTTGCCTCGGAGATGGTGCAGGACATTACGGCCCGGGCCATTCAGATGCATGGCGGGTACGGCTTTACCAAGGATTATGAGGTGGAGCGATATTACAGGGATGCCCGGGTATTTACGATTTACGAAGGGACCAGTGAGATCCAGCGTATTGTCATTTCAAATGCTGTGCTCAAGGATAAACGCAAACCCTAATTAGCAGTTAAGAAAGATGCGCATTTGTTAGATTGCCAATTTCTGAAAACGGTTTGTCGGTATGGGTGATGACGTAAGCGATTCCAGCAAAGGGCATGACCAGTGGTGATGCCCTTTGCTGAGCAGGCGGATGACACCGACGAAGCCATGCTGGCGGATAGGTTCCGGAAGGATGCTTTTTTATAAAATTTCAGCCAGGGTTTCGGCCAGGTCATTCTTTTTAACCGGTTTGCTCAGATATCCGTCCATGCCCGCAGACAGAAACCTTTCGCGGTCGCCTTTCATGGCATTGGCCGTGAGCGCAATAATAGGGGTGTGAAAGGGACTGTTCTGCTCCATGGCCCGGATCCGGCGACATGCCTCTTCGCCACCCATAACCGGCATCTGATTATCCATCAGAATCAAGTCAAATACATCAAAGTGGTCTTTTACGGCATTAACTGCCTCCTGTCCGTTGACCGCTATGCTGACCTTATGGCCTAATGTCTCCAGCATCTTTGTGACCACCTTCTGGTTGATTTTATTATCTTCCACCAGCAGGATGTGCCTGGCCTGCGCCCCGGTTCTGTCAGCCTGGTGGCGCATCTCCTTCAGCGTATACCGGGTAACAAGGGTGCCCCCGTGTTCCGGGTTGAGTACCGTGCGGATACAATCCAGAACCTGGGCTTTTTTCACTGGCTTTGTCAGGAATCCCTGGAAGCCGATGTGCTTGAGTTTGTCTGCATCCCCCCTGCGGCCGGCAGAGGCGATCATTACCAGGGCCAGCTTTTCGGCACTGTGGGTCTCGCGGATCTTGCGACCCAGTTCACTTCCCGGAATCCCGGATGCCTGAAAATCAATGATGGCCAGGTCAAACCGGTCCGGCTGCTCTGAGAGCAGTTTCAGGGCGGCAAATCCGTCCCTGACCCCGTGGAAAGAGCACTCCATGGAAGTTAAAAAAGCGTTCAGCACCTTCTGGTTCATGGGGTTGTCATCCACCACCAGAATGCTTTTTCCCCGGATATCAAGACCTAAGTCCGCCTCCTGGGCCGGGGAGGCGGATTGTTTGAAGACCGAGGTAAAGAAAAAGGTAGTACCTTGCCCTTCTTTGCTTTCAGCCCAGATCCTGCCGCCCATCAGTTCCGTAAGCTGCTTGGATATGGCCAGTCCTAAACCGGTGCCGCCGTACTTGCGGGTTACAGATGCATCTGCCTGGGTATAGGAGTCAAAAAGAGAGTCAATTTTATCTTTGGCAATACCGATACCTGTGTCCTTGACGGAGAAGAGCAGTTCAACCCCGTTATCAGTCTTGTCTGCTTTTCTGGTTACCTGGACAAACACCTCACCTTTATCTGTGAATTTAATTGAATTACCGGCAAGGTTGGTCAGGATCTGGCGCAGCCTGCCCGGATCTCCATTGAGGAAGACCGGGACATCGGGATCCACCAGACATCCGAACTCAATGCCTTTTTCATAGGCCTTGACCCCCATCATGTCTGAAAATGAGTCCAGGGTGACAGTGAGGTTGAAGTCAATGAATTCGGTCTCCATCATGCCGGCTTCCATCTTGGAAAAATCCAGAATGTCGTTGAGCAGGCGCAGCAGGGCATCCGCACTTTCCATGGCGGATTTTGCAAAATCCTTTTGTTCGGCATTCAGGGCCGTTCCTGCCAGAATATCAATCATGCCCACAATACCGTTCATGGGCGTTCTTATTTCATGACTCATGTTGGCCAGGAATTCGGATTTGGCCCGGGCAGTATTTTCAGCATCCTGCCTGGCCTCTTCAAGTATTCTTTGCCGGCGGGTTGCCTGGTCCTCAATAAAGGCCTGGTTAAGCCGGATAAGAACTGCTGCCATAAGAATACTCCCGCAGGATAAAAAAAGCGGCAGCCATGCGGCTTCAAAAGACGTAGGGGCAAGCGGGTCTTCACGCCACACGCAATAACGTACAAGGCAGACAGCCCTAATCCAGCAGGAGAGGCAGAAAACACCCATTACACCGGTGGTGACCCATTGGCGTATCGGGGAAGAGGGGGCGTCGGTACCAAGGATCACCAGGCGCAGGGTCAGGGCGGTGTATATGCCCGCGGAGACAGATATTAAAAAGGTGCCGGACGGAGCCCCGGGGAAAAGCCGGTCAAGGATAATCACAGCAAAACCTGCCGCAAAGTCTGCCCATAACAAGGATTTTATTTTAGATTTCAGTCCTGCCGTCTGCCTGAACCCGTCATAAAGCAGGCTGGCAGCGAAAATGAGCAAAATATGTATACCGTTTGGCCCTGTATGTGAAAACAACAGAGAGGAAACTGAATGACAGGTCGCAGCAGCCGCTGCCAGAAAAAAGGTCAGGGTCCAGGACCTGAATCCCGGGCAGGTGGCTGACGACAAAAAAATATAAAACAGGGCCAGTGCAGTGGCGGAAAAAACAGCTGCCATGGCGGAAG
This is a stretch of genomic DNA from uncultured Desulfobacter sp.. It encodes these proteins:
- a CDS encoding response regulator — its product is MQVLDHPVQILFYHLVFMDWHLPGMDGIEAANQIQQHSTTPTATIIMVSAYRKETVFKAANATGIDVFLEKPINPSLFYNDLVETFEEGVRKDYHRQVDTSSLKDQLTTLNASAILLKYICRKCDPLSLSSARGPYGSPAKDSVIKIPEFISIDKDMGLKHIMGNSALYSRLLKDFAREYKNGATTLVSLLAEDREAAERLAHTIKGLSATGT
- a CDS encoding acyl-CoA dehydrogenase family protein, coding for MTLFNPKTATFDHLDSASKAIMEKTIHYFESRGKKQLKSDSHERIWYDDFITFIKENQIFATLLTPARYAGDNKEARWDTRRICDFNEILGFYNLAHWYTWQVSILGLGPIWMSKNEAIKEKTADMLKQGHIFAFGLSEKNHGADLYSSDMTLTPLGEGQYVADGGKYYIGNGNKAGIVATFGKNSETDEYVFFAADPTHDNYDLVKNVVNWEGYVAEYNLSGYPVTDDDIMSTGQDAWDSALNTVNVGKFNLGWASIGICTHAFYEGLNHAANRNLYGKWVTDFPHIRQIFVDACTRLCAMKLFATRAQDYFRSASKDDRRYLLYNPMVKMKVTSQGEEVIDLIWDVIAARGFEKDTYFEVATSDIRSLPKLEGTVHVNMALIVKFMANYFFNPGTFPDIGKQDDPACDEFLFNQGPTRGLGKIQFHDPNLAYDSVDLPNVNIFKEQIKILKQMLATAAPDKAQAGNMDFLLTLGELFTLVAYGQLLIEKYNMDKFDTDLLEQIFDFMVRDFSKFALSLYSKTDTTEAQMALCLEMIKKAGKRSGTV
- a CDS encoding branched-chain amino acid aminotransferase produces the protein MEVKVTRASKTGTRPKDEDLGFGTVFTDHMFVMDYKEGQGWCDARIEPYGTFSVSPAAMVLHYGQAVFEGLKAYKTESGKVQLFRARDNFARMNRSAKGLCIPGIDVDFVMDALKKLVKIEKDWIPETMGTSLYIRPFMFATDPYLGVRAAHTYRFFIILSPVGSYYAQGLQPVKIWVCEDHVRAVRGGVGEFKTPGNYAASLLAGEKAKEEGYNQVLWLDGIELKYIEEVGAMNIFFVINDELVTPVLNGSILPGITRYSVIDLAKKWGMKVSERKISIDEVLAAHDNGTLKEVFGSGTAAVVSPVGEIRYKDRVINIGDGNPGETCMKFYNALTAIQYGQAEDTEGWIEFVE
- a CDS encoding XRE family transcriptional regulator; this encodes MAKKKEIPHVGTRIRRARLDKKISLDAMANETGLSKDQIKNIESGEQRPSVGTLLQISRTLQLDSGFLLKEQDDSTEARADAYTKRTDNYAYTPLSPGAENNHLKAFRIVVEAGMSHEGVGFQHEGEEFAYVLDGEVEIQVGDHVNTLKTGDSLHFNSGIKHDLRNVGPRNAELIVVVYAP
- a CDS encoding acyl-CoA dehydrogenase; its protein translation is MLFKLTDEQVMIQNMVREFSRKVVGPAAAERDKTREFPAENFRQMGELGLMGMMVPVEYGGEGADAVSYVLALSEIAYSCASTSVVMSVQNSIVCESLCKFGTEDQKQEFLVPLASGEIIGAFALTEPDAGSDPVSQATTARKEGGEYIINGTKRFITSGENSSVVLVTAKTDESLGHRGISCFIVPKGTPGFTVGHHEDKMGLRASDTTDLIFEECRVPAANILGKEGDGFKIAMSGLDSGRIGIAAQSLGVAQAAFDAAVKYAKGRKQFGVSITKHQAIRFQVADMATQIEAARQLVFSAASMKDRKEPFTREASMAKLFASEMVQDITARAIQMHGGYGFTKDYEVERYYRDARVFTIYEGTSEIQRIVISNAVLKDKRKP
- a CDS encoding response regulator; this translates as MFLPLMVPSVLSSAMAAVFSATALALFYIFLSSATCPGFRSWTLTFFLAAAAATCHSVSSLLFSHTGPNGIHILLIFAASLLYDGFRQTAGLKSKIKSLLWADFAAGFAVIILDRLFPGAPSGTFLISVSAGIYTALTLRLVILGTDAPSSPIRQWVTTGVMGVFCLSCWIRAVCLVRYCVWREDPLAPTSFEAAWLPLFLSCGSILMAAVLIRLNQAFIEDQATRRQRILEEARQDAENTARAKSEFLANMSHEIRTPMNGIVGMIDILAGTALNAEQKDFAKSAMESADALLRLLNDILDFSKMEAGMMETEFIDFNLTVTLDSFSDMMGVKAYEKGIEFGCLVDPDVPVFLNGDPGRLRQILTNLAGNSIKFTDKGEVFVQVTRKADKTDNGVELLFSVKDTGIGIAKDKIDSLFDSYTQADASVTRKYGGTGLGLAISKQLTELMGGRIWAESKEGQGTTFFFTSVFKQSASPAQEADLGLDIRGKSILVVDDNPMNQKVLNAFLTSMECSFHGVRDGFAALKLLSEQPDRFDLAIIDFQASGIPGSELGRKIRETHSAEKLALVMIASAGRRGDADKLKHIGFQGFLTKPVKKAQVLDCIRTVLNPEHGGTLVTRYTLKEMRHQADRTGAQARHILLVEDNKINQKVVTKMLETLGHKVSIAVNGQEAVNAVKDHFDVFDLILMDNQMPVMGGEEACRRIRAMEQNSPFHTPIIALTANAMKGDRERFLSAGMDGYLSKPVKKNDLAETLAEIL